The following proteins are co-located in the Patescibacteria group bacterium genome:
- a CDS encoding GxxExxY protein — translation MKTMINNSVINEKYKYSDLTGKIIGAAMEVHKFLGNGFQEVIYQRALAIELRNKELSFVREQEMWINYKGENIGTRRVDFFVEDKIMVEIKAVIK, via the coding sequence ATGAAAACTATGATTAACAATAGTGTAATCAATGAAAAATATAAATATTCTGACTTGACTGGTAAAATTATCGGGGCGGCGATGGAAGTGCATAAATTTTTAGGAAACGGATTTCAGGAAGTTATTTATCAAAGAGCGTTGGCTATTGAATTAAGAAATAAAGAATTATCATTTGTCAGAGAGCAAGAAATGTGGATTAATTACAAAGGAGAGAATATTGGCACAAGAAGAGTTGATTTTTTTGTTGAAGATAAAATTATGGTAGAAATAAAAGCGGTAATAAAATT